AATTTGAAGACCATCTCCCTAATGTTTTAATAACATGATCTTCGATACGTGCTTCTTGAGCTGTAGTAGCTGCTCCGATTATGAATGAATGACCATTATAATTTTCAGGATTGTAACCTAACTTACTCAGAAGGAATTTTAACTTGTCTACAAAATAAGACCTGGTCAAGACAGAACCTTCTTTGGTAACAAAAAAAGGATTTGGTACACATGAAAATGTTCTAACTTTTAAATCTGAATATTTGTGTATGGCATTAACTGGACACACATTTGTATTTGTCTTGAAAAACTGAATTTGTACACCTTTTCTGAAAGGATCAgtttttgattgttttaaatttataacgACATAATTCTCAAAACACATAACATCTTGTGTCGAAAGGCAATCATTGACATTAGTTTCACTTAAGACAGTGAACTCTCCACATCTTAAAAAACCGAAGAAAGCAGCAGTGCATGCTGCTTCTAACAAAGAACTAGTAAACATATCGAATATACCCGAATGAAGCAAATGACAAATTTTACAAAGAATAGAACTTgttacagtgctgctatcctgaaagttgacaaggataggataggataggatgcaggatgcacgatacatgatagaaatataaaagttaagttctatcctatcctatcctatcctgcatcctgtagccaatcagattcgagtataaatttcagagttattttgcgaaacgaaaataacgtaacaatgtattttcattgtcaatttaataagttttacaagttaaaccatttaagaataattattatatcaagaacgcggtgcataacattgatgcgcgctaaaatgtcggcgctacatctttgtcaattcgtacgCAAGTACGGAGTTACTGCGAGAGTTCTATGCAACATTTAATACAtcagaaatagatttctgtatttacttcatttaaagtctgcacagtaataaaagcttgaatttataaacgaccaatgcggcattttaaaagataaacatgtatacaagaaacagccattgcttcacgtttcatataatttcttcgaagcccaataacagggacgcatatttctgtccgatattaacctgaacatatcgaattaataaatgttagctaactataaatgcttaagaatttatacattaaaaataattcagagtgatttaactataaacgatataaacttcCTAAAGGCATTATTCATTtccagatcgtgtttacatttatcgccgaacgaatcgctcgaataatgataattacgctcaattatatgtgataagaaaacaatttgataaaaaatatgtgactaaacagttcctcaataagtgcatcgaagttatttatctgtttttttatgcataaatataataaaatcaaaaatcgaatcgcttacctgtttgtttacgttattgtgtccatcccgcgtacgatttaattttaccgtagcacaggtaaGTAAGTTATCCCGCTCGAAAAATACtcggttttaagatttatttattcataatgagtactacattaattgataaaatcatttaattcttaatttcgtttcatttaacttgcattcctatattttgaaggtatgggataggataggataggatagagcttatttgcaggataggatgcaggatacagggtataggataggataggatagttttgtcaactttcacgatagcagcactgtatagGCAATCTTGTACGCTTAACATGTTAACTAGCTTGTTTTTTCTTGACaccatttaaaattgtttgcaaACATGGTGAAGGTTGACCTGACATGTTTTCTAAAGGATTGAATCCTTtcatttttaagtaaaaaaatcttatacCACTAAGATATAGCTTGATTGTAGAATATGACAAATGAAGGTTTTCATCACAATGTGCAACATAATACATCAACATCTGTTCAGAAATGGGGGGTAAACAATCATTAGAATGTTTTTGAATTCCTCTAAGTAACATGAATTTAATATAGGAATCTAGTCCTGTACGGTATTGCGCTCTggttttactggaaatggaatGATCCCAGAGATTGCTCACGACACTGTCCAGATCACTTCCTTCAAAGGTGGACACGGGGTACTGAGATTGTCTGCATCTGGAGCCAGTTGACGAAATCTGTCCATCTGAAATCGAGATAAACTGTCAGCTATTTCATTCTGAACACCAGGTATATAAGTACTATACACCGCAAAGTTATTATGTGCCGCACACATAGTAAGTCTTCTCATAAATTTCATGATGGTAGGTTCTTTGGATCTGCCTTTTGAAATGATATGAACAACCGCTTGATTATCACAGTAAAACACTATTCTTTTTCCACACCAACGATCACCCCAAAGAATACATGCGACGACAATGGGATATAATTCTAACAAGGCCATAGATAATTTAGAATCCACTACTGATGGTAAGTCTTCAGGCCATTTGCTGTTGAACCAATGACCTTGGAAATATCCTCCGAAGCCTAAAGGGGAGGAAGCATCTGTAAACAGCTCCATATCATAGGCgtttactttgaaattatcATAAAGCATTGAAATtccattccaattttttaaaaacgttaaCCACATATGCAAGTCCGCTTTACACTCCTGGTTAAGGTAAACATGGTGATAACTTTCTTTAACGGAAGACATTAATTTGTACAAGTAGGAAACAAATAACCGTCCAGGGAGAATAACTCTTGAAGCAAAATTGAGATGCCCTAATAATTGTTCGAGGTCCTTGCGTGTACaacttttttgaaacaaaatctgTAGAATAAACTGGGCAATTCTGTCAATTTTCTCACGTGGTAACCTAGCTTGCATTTTATCAGTGTCTAGGATAATGCCCAAGTATTCTAATTCACAAGTAGGTCCAATAGTCTTTTTCTCAGATAAGGGTAATCTCAGTCGATGAAAAATGGTACACAAAAGTGCCATAGTTCTATCACCACAAGCGTCTGGTTTATCTATAGTCAAAAAATCatctaataaatgaaaaatggcATCTACACCATAATTGTTTTTGGCAATCCAACAAATAGCCGTAGATAAGTTGTCAAATAATTTTGGACTTGATCTGTATCCAAAAGGTAAAcgaacataataaaaataagaatttctCCACTTGAAACAGAACAGATGATATTGTGATGGTACAATTGGAATTTGTTTGAAAGCGTCAGTCATGTCCGTTTTACACAGAATGCTTCCTACTCCATAGTCTTGAATCTTTTCTATTGCATCATCTATCCTGACAGAACTTAATGTACATAGATCTTTGTTGATGAGTTCATTGATGCTGGGTTCTGCATTATTATGAGGAGAAGACAAATCGAAAATTAATCGTTTCTTGCCAAAATATTTGTGTGTTGCTATTCCTTAAGGACTGACTCTGTAATTTTCAAATGGCGGAGAGGGATATGGTCCTTTAACGTAACCTCTTTGAATTTCAGTATAGAGAAGTTCATCGACCACCAATGGATTTTTTCTGGCTGATAAGGCGTTTTTACATTCATAAGAATTAATACTTTCGTAAGTCACAAGGGTATCAAATCCGAACTCTAAGCTTGAACACAAGTAATTTACGAAGTTTCTATCAGGATGTTCTGCCAATTCGAGATGAAGTCTGTCTATATTGATATTAGTCAAAGGGCCTAGTCACTTTTGAGATGGTGATGGATTTGAAGCGACTTTAGTTTTTGCGTCAGTCTTCGTTTAATTGCATTCAATCTTGGGATGGTTTGACTTGCAAGATTTacatatgtgtaaatatttgcaATATGGTTTTGAGCAACCTCTAGAAGTATTAAAATTGTTACAAATTTGTTCTCCATCATGAAATTTGACGTCACGCCCGTGCATGTCAACGGCCTGTCGAGATGAGCGATTTGCCATGGAAGGTCTACTGTTTAGATTTTTCCGAAAATATTTCTGTGCACACATGGACGAACTGTGAATATTGGATCCACAAAAATCACAAGATTTAACAGGGGAACCAG
This is a stretch of genomic DNA from Crassostrea angulata isolate pt1a10 chromosome 4, ASM2561291v2, whole genome shotgun sequence. It encodes these proteins:
- the LOC128181441 gene encoding uncharacterized protein LOC128181441, producing MADNVLVSTLQLCQQALTTLGQSVNKTDVNQFNLSTAMVSPGAGTPASQLSEVDLVSPDIRADIIADGQISSTGSRCRQSQYPVSTFEGSDLDSVVSNLWDHSISSKTRAQYRTGLDSYIKFMLLRGIQKHSNDCLPPISEQMLMYYVAHCDENLHLSYSTIKLYLSGIRFFYLKMKGFNPLENMSGQPSPCLQTILNGVKKKQAS